CAAGAATCGCTAGCGATTGAAAGCCTTCAGACAGCCTTAAAAATCAATCCGAATTTTCAAATCTTTGTCAAGACTGACCCCGATTTAGACGTTATCCAAGACAGTAGACAACTTGAAGATTTGCTGAGCAGGATAGCTGAGTGGAACCCATAAATGCGGAAAAGGAAGTTTGTTGGGTTTATTGTATGGAAACCCAACAAGCTATGACAGATATTGACTAAATTTGAGCCTCAATTTGCTTGACTGCTGTCAGCGCCGAGTAACTCACACCAGCAGTCCCTTCGCCTGGGTGGGTGGAGTCACCAACAAGCCACAGATTGCTGATGGGTGTACGGTTGGCAAAACCAAAGGGACCGAAAGTGGATATCCTTTGACCAATACCACCAACAATACCGCGATCGCGTGCTGTGTACCTTGCAAAAGTGCGGGGAGTGGCTGCTTCTAGATGAACAATGGTTTCTGGTTTCAAGTAAAAGAACTTTGCCAGGTGCGAGATAGCTTCTTGTGTATACTGTTGCTTTAACCCCTCATAATCCTCAGTCAGCCACCACTGTTGTGGATCTACAAAGGAAGAAGCAATAATTGTCGCTTTTCCATCTGGGGCGCGACCATCTCCTGGATGGCTTACAGAAACAAACAGGGAATTATTCTCCCCAATGGGACCTTTAGCATCATACATAAATTGGAGATGGGGCGGACATCCAGAAGGAATAGCGCTTTCGTCTACGCCCAGATACACAACAAAAGCACCTGATGCGGGTGGTAGTTTTTCTACTCGTCGCTTATAACCATTGGGAACCTTATTGCCCAACAACTGCACCAAATTCTGCGCGGTAACATTGGCAACGACTTGGTCGGCTGGTTCTGTCCAGACTTCGCCAGTTTTCTGATTGCGAATGACCACAGTGGTAGCTTTGCCCTTTTCTACTTTGATATGTTCCACCGTGTGGCGCATGAGCAACTTGCCACCATTTTTTTCTAAAGCTTCTACCAGGCGATCGCTTAGGACTTGCATACTACCTTGGAGATGATACAATCCCTGCGGCAACTGCGATACACTCAACGCTGTTGCTGCATAGAGTAAAGCCGTTTCTTC
The sequence above is a segment of the Mastigocladopsis repens PCC 10914 genome. Coding sequences within it:
- the crtD gene encoding C-3',4' desaturase CrtD; translated protein: MPGHRVGNSKSRVIVIGAGIGGLTAGALLARRGYSVLILDQALVPGGCASTFKRKGFTFDVGATQVAGLEPGGIHHRIFTELEINLPEAKPCDPACAVYLPSEETPINVWRDPEKWKEERQRQFPGSEPFWQLMAALFKASWEFQGRDPVLPPRNVWDLLQLTKAVRPRTFITVPYTLFTVGDALRAYKLANDHRLKTFLDLQLKLYSQVDAEETALLYAATALSVSQLPQGLYHLQGSMQVLSDRLVEALEKNGGKLLMRHTVEHIKVEKGKATTVVIRNQKTGEVWTEPADQVVANVTAQNLVQLLGNKVPNGYKRRVEKLPPASGAFVVYLGVDESAIPSGCPPHLQFMYDAKGPIGENNSLFVSVSHPGDGRAPDGKATIIASSFVDPQQWWLTEDYEGLKQQYTQEAISHLAKFFYLKPETIVHLEAATPRTFARYTARDRGIVGGIGQRISTFGPFGFANRTPISNLWLVGDSTHPGEGTAGVSYSALTAVKQIEAQI